The following coding sequences lie in one Lolium perenne isolate Kyuss_39 chromosome 2, Kyuss_2.0, whole genome shotgun sequence genomic window:
- the LOC127323326 gene encoding uncharacterized protein produces the protein MEQDGEPWCSCSLRQCRICHEEEDEGSVTSMESPCACSGSLKYAHRGCVQRWCDEKGSTLCEICLKNYEPGYTAPPKKRHVAVTIRGSLEVPMADYQEAEDALLLGPDVVASDPAYAECARAAGRNASWCRSLTVTFTVVLLLRHLVAMETVRAADQSFSLLTVYLLRASGILLPFYVVMRLISAVQHGQMQYRLQLLQEQRRNASSRLHRVLGQGEQQHVFLVG, from the exons ATGGAGCAAGATGGCGAGCCGTGGTGTTCTTGCTCGCTGAGGCAGTGCAGGATTTgccacgaggaggaggatgagggctCCGTGACCTCCATGGAGTCGCCATGCGCATGCTCTGGCTCCCTCAAG TATGCCCACAGGGGATGCGTGCAGAGGTGGTGCGATGAGAAGGGCAGCACCCTCTGCGAGATTTGCCTCAAG AATTACGAGCCTGGCTACACCGCTCCTCCCAAGAAACGTCACGTCGCAGTCACCATCAG AGGGAGCCTGGAGGTCCCTATGGCGGACTACCAAGAGGCAGAGGACGCGCTGTTGCTCGGACCTGACGTGGTGGCCAGCGACCCGGCCTACGCCGAGTGCGCGCGTGCCGCCGGCAGAAACGCTTCCTGGTGCCGctcgttgacggtgacg TTCACTGTTGTGTTGCTGCTGAGGCATCTCGTCGCCATGGAAACCGTCAGAGCCGCAGATCAGTCTTTCAGCCTACTGACG GTATACTTGCTCAGGGCTAGTGGGATCTTGTTGCCGTTCTACGTCGTCATGCGGCTCATCTCTGCCGTCCAGCACGGGCAGATGCAGTACCGGCTCCAGCTGCTCCAG GAGCAAAGAAGAAACGCATCATCAAGACTGCACCGGGTGCTTGGTCAGGGAGAGCAGCAGCATGTGTTTCTTGTTGGCTGA